One window of the Alligator mississippiensis isolate rAllMis1 chromosome 5, rAllMis1, whole genome shotgun sequence genome contains the following:
- the COL1A2 gene encoding collagen alpha-2(I) chain gives MLSFVDTRILLLLAVTSYLATCQQANEATAGRKGPRGDKGPQGERGPPGPPGRDGEDGPPGPPGPPGPPGLGGNFAAQYDGAKAGDYGSGPMGLMGPRGPPGTSGPPGPPGFQGPHGEPGEPGQTGPQGPRGPSGPPGKAGEDGHPGKSGRSGERGVSGPQGARGFPGTPGLPGFKGIRGHNGLDGQKGQPGTPGIKGESGAPGENGTPGQSGARGLPGERGRIGAPGPAGARGSDGSTGPTGPAGPIGSAGAPGFPGAPGAKGEIGAAGNVGPSGPAGPRGEAGLPGSSGPVGPPGNPGSNGLAGAKGATGLPGVAGAPGLPGPRGIPGPSGPAGAAGTRGLVGEPGPAGAKGESGNKGEPGAAGPSGPAGPSGEEGKKGTTGEPGSSGPPGPAGLRGVPGSRGLPGADGRAGVMGPAGSRGATGPAGAKGPSGDNGRPGEPGLMGPRGLPGQPGSSGPAGKEGPVGFPGADGRVGPTGPAGARGEPGNIGFPGPKGPTGDPGKPGDRGHAGLAGARGAPGPEGNNGAQGPPGVAGNPGAKGEQGPAGPPGFQGLPGPSGPAGEAGKPGERGMAGEFGAPGPAGSRGERGPPGESGAVGPVGPIGSRGPSGPPGTDGNKGEPGNVGNAGTAGPSGAGGAPGERGIAGIPGPKGEKGATGLRGDTGATGRDGARGAPGAIGAPGPAGGAGERGEGGPAGAAGPSGARGIPGERGEPGPAGPTGFAGPAGAAGQPGAKGERGTKGPKGENGPQGAVGPVGSSGPSGPVGASGPAGPRGDGGPPGVTGFPGAAGRTGPPGPSGITGPPGPPGSAGKDGMRGPRGDTGPVGRTGEQGIVGPPGFSGEKGPSGEPGAAGPPGTPGPQGILGAPGILGLPGSRGERGLPGISGATGEPGPLGISGPPGARGPSGPVGSAGLNGAPGEAGRDGNPGHDGAPGRDGAPGFKGERGAPGNNGPAGAVGAPGAHGQVGPAGKPGNRGDPGPVGPSGPAGAFGARGPSGPQGARGEKGETGEKGHRGMPGFKGHNGLQGLPGLAGQHGDQGPPGSTGPAGPRGPSGPSGPAGKDGRNGLPGPIGPAGVRGSQGSQGPSGPPGPPGLPGPPGANGGGYEVGYDLEYYRADQPALRPKDYEVDATLKTLNNQIETLLTPEGSRKNPARTCRDLRLSHPEWTSGFYWIDPNQGCTMDAIRVYCDFSTGETCIHANLENIPTKNWYVSKNSKEKKHMWFGETINGGTQFEYNDEGVTSKDMATQLAFMRLLANHASQNITYHCKNSIAYMDEETGNLKKAVILQGSNDVELRAEGNSRFTFSVLEDGCSRKNNAWGKTIIEYRTNKPSRLPILDIAPLDIGGADQEFGLDIGPVCFK, from the exons GGTCCACCAGGTCCACCAGGCAGAGATGGTGAAGATGGTCCACCAGGGCCTCCAGGGCCCCCTGGTCCTCCAGGTCTTGGCGGA AACTTTGCTGCTCAGTATGACGGAGCAAAAGCAGGTGACTATGGCTCAGGACCAATG gGTTTAATGGGACCCAGAGGCCCACCTGGAACAAGTGGACCTCCT ggtcCTCCTGGCTTCCAAGGACCTCATGGTGAGCCTGGTGAACCTGGTCAAACA GGTCCCCAGGGTCCCCGTGGTCCATCTGGTCCTCCTGGAAAGGCTGGTGAAGAT GGCCATCCTGGAAAATCTGGACGATCTGGTGAGAGGGGCGTCTCTGGTCCTCAG ggtgCTCGTGGTTTCCCTGGAACTCCTGGTCTGCCTGGCTTTAAGGGAATTAGA GGACACAATGGTCTGGATGGTCAGAAGGGACAACCTGGTACTCCAGGCATTAAG GGTGAATCCGGTGCCCCTGGTGAAAATGGTACCCCAGGACAATCT GGTGCTCGTGGCCTTCCCGGTGAAAGAGGAAGAATTGGTGCACCTGGCCCAGCT GGTGCCCGTGGCAGCGATGGTAGCACTGGTCCCACTGGTCCTGCT GGCCCTATCGGTTCTGCTGGTGCTCCAGGTTTCCCAGGTGCTCCTGGAGCCAAG GGTGAAATTGGAGCTGCTGGTAATGTAGGtccttctggccctgctggtccaCGAGGAGAGGCTGGACTTCCTGGTTCTTCTGGTCCCGTTGGCCCTCCT GGAAACCCTGGTTCTAATGGTCTTGCTGGTGCTAAAGGTGCAACT GGTCTTCCTGGTGTTGCTGGTGCTCCTGGCTTGCCTGGTCCACGTGGTATTCCTGGACCTTCTGGCCCTGCCGGAGCTGCTGGCACCAGAGGTCTTGTT GGTGAaccaggccctgctggtgccaaGGGAGAAAGTGGTAACAAGGGTGAACCC GGTGCTGCTGGTCCATCAGGTCCCGCTGGTCCAAGTGGTGAAGAAGGCAAGAAAGGTACTACTGGTGAACCTGGCTCTTCTGGCCCCCCTGGTCCAGCTGGTCTAAGA GGCGTTCCTGGATCTCGTGGTCTCCCTGGAGCTGACGGCAGAGCTGGTGTTATG ggaCCTGCTGGCAGCCGTGGTGCTACTGGTCCTGCTGGTGCTAAAGGTCCTAGTGGTGATAATGGTCGCCCTGGTGAGCCTGGCCTTATGGGTCCAAGA GGTCTCCCTGGTCAACCTGGAAGCTCAGGCCCTGCTGGCAAGGAAGGTCCTGTT GGTTTCCCTGGTGCAGATGGTAGAGTTGGCCCAACTGGTCCAGCTGGTGCAAGAGGTGAGCCTGGCAACATTGGATTCCCTGGACCCAAAGGCCCCACT GGTGACCCTGGCAAACCTGGTGACAGAGGCCATGCTGGTCTTGCTGGTGCTCGg ggtgCGCCTGGTCCTGAGGGCAACAATGGGGCTCAAGGTCCTCCTGGTGTTGCT GGCAACCCTGGTGCAAAAGGTGAACAAGGTCCAGCTGGTCCTCCCGGTTTCCAG GGTCTCCCAGGCCCCTCAGGTCCAGCTGGTGAAGCTGGCAAACCAGGTGAAAGG GGTATGGCTGGTGAATTTGGTGCCCCTGGCCCTGCGGGTTCAAGA GGTGAACGTGGTCCTCCAGGCGAAAGTGGTGCTGTTGGTCCTGTAGGTCCCATTGGAAGCCGTGGTCCATCTGGTCCACCAGGCACTGATGGCAACAAG GGTGAACCTGGTAATGTTGGTAATGCTGGTACTGCAGGCCCCTCTGGCGCTGGTGGAGCCCCAGGAGAGAGAGGCATTGCTGGTATTCCAGGACCCAAGGGTGAAAAG GGTGCTACAGGTCTGAGAGGGGATACTGGCGCAACAGGAAGAGATGGTGCTCGT GGTGCTCCTGGTGCTATTGGAGCCCCTGGCCCCGCTGGTGGAGCTGGTGAGCGG GGTGAAGGtggtcctgctggtgctgctggcccttCTGGTGCCCGTGGTATTCCT GGTGAACGTGGTGAGCCTGGTCCTGCTGGCCCTACTGGATTTGCTGGACCTGCT GGTGCAGCTGGCCAACCTGGTGCTAAAGGTGAACGAGGTACAAAAGGACCCAAGGGTGAAAATGGTCCACAAGGTGCTGTTGGCCCAGTTGGTTCTTCTGGACCATCA GGTCCTGTTGGTGCCTCTGGTCCTGCTGGTCCTCGTGGTGATGGTGGTCCTCCT GGTGTCACTGGTTTCCCTGGAGCTGCTGGCAGAACTGGTCCTCCCGGCCCCTCT GGTATCACTGGCCCCCCTGGTCCCCCTGGCTCAGCTGGCAAAGATGGTATGAGAGGCCCACGTGGTGATACTGGTCCAGTTGGCCGCACTGGAGAACAAGGCATTGTTGGCCCACCTGGCTTCAGTGGTGAGAAAGGTCCATCTggagagcctggtgctgct GGTCCCCCTGGTACCCCAGGTCCTCAGGGTATTCTTGGTGCTCCTGGTATCCTTGGTCTGCCTGGCTCTCGGGGAGAACGTGGTCTTCCAGGCATCTCTGGAGCAACA GGTGAACCAGGTCCTCTTGGTATTTCCGGTCCTCCTGGTGCACGTGGTCCCTCTGGCCCCGTGGGTTCTGCTGGTCTGAATGGTGCCCCTGGTGAAGCTGGCCGTGAT GGCAATCCTGGCCATGATGGTGCTCCAGGCCGTGATGGTGCTCCTGGTTTCAAG GGTGAGCGTGGTGCTCCTGGGAACAATGGACCTGCTGGTGCTGTTGGTGCTCCTGGCGCCCATGGTCAAGTTGGTCCTGCTGGAAAGCCTGGAAATCGTGGTGATCCT ggTCCTGTTGGTCCttctggtcctgctggtgctTTTGGTGCAAGGGGTCCTTCT GGCCCACAAGGTGCACGTGGTGAGAAGGGAGAAACAGGTGAAAAGGGACACAGAGGTATGCCTGGATTTAAGGGGCACAATGGACTTCAGGGTCTGCctggtcttgct GGCCAACATGGAGATCAAGGTCCTCCAGGTTCTACTGGCCCCGCTGGCCCAAGG GGTCCCTCTGGTCCTTCTGGTCCTGCTGGAAAAGATGGTCGCAATGGACTCCCTGGCCCTATTGGACCTGCTGGTGTGCGTGGTTCTCAGGGTAGCCAAGGTCCTTCG GGTCCACCTGGCCCACCTGGTCTCCCTGGTCCCCCTGGTGCAAATGGTGGTGGATACGAAGTTGGCTATGATCTTGAATACTACCGGGCTGATCAGCCTGCTCTCAGACCTAAGGACTATGAAGTTGATGCCACTCTGAAAACATTGAACAACCAAATTGAGACCCTCCTGACCCCAGAAGGCTCCAGGAAGAACCCAGCTCGCACCTGCCGTGACCTGAGACTCAGCCACCCAGAATGGACCAGTG GTTTCTACTGGATTGATCCCAACCAGGGCTGTACTATGGATGCCATTAGAGTGTATTGTGACTTCTCCACTGGTGAGACTTGCATACATGCCAATCTAGAAAACATCCCCACTAAGAACTGGTATGTCAGCAAGAACTCCAAGGAAAAGAAGCACATGTGGTTTGGTGAAACTATCAATGGTGGTACCCAG TTTGAATATAACGATGAAGGAGTGACTTCCAAGGACATGGCTACCCAACTTGCCTTCATGCGTCTGCTGGCCAACCATGCCTCCCAGAACATCACCTACCACTGCAAGAACAGTATTGCATACATGGATGAAGAAACTGGCAACCTTAAGAAGGCTGTAATACTGCAGGGATCCAATGATGTTGAACTACGAGCTGAAGGCAACAGCAGATTCACTTTCAGTGTTCTGGAAGATGGCTGCTCT AGAAAGAACAACGCATGGGGCAAAACAATCATTGAATATAGAACAAACAAACCATCTCGCTTGCCCATCCTTGACATTGCACCTTTGGACATTGGTGGAGCTGATCAAGAATTCGGTTTGGACATTGGCCCAGTCTGTTTCAAATGA